In the Streptomyces sp. f51 genome, one interval contains:
- a CDS encoding MarR family transcriptional regulator, whose protein sequence is MTKQEDVAPPAGSLLLDDQLCFALYAAQRAVTAAYRPLLEELGLTYPQYLVLLVLWERGETTVKDLGAALHLDYGTMSPLLKRLESAGLVRRERSADDERSVRVALTGRGELLRERAEDVPQALLAATGLSEAEVTRLREELWRLTERAQAAARGR, encoded by the coding sequence GTGACCAAACAAGAGGACGTCGCGCCGCCTGCCGGGTCGCTGCTGCTCGACGACCAGCTGTGCTTCGCGCTGTACGCCGCCCAGCGGGCCGTGACCGCCGCGTACCGCCCGCTGCTGGAGGAGCTCGGCCTCACCTACCCGCAGTACCTCGTCCTGCTGGTCCTGTGGGAGCGTGGCGAGACCACGGTCAAGGACCTGGGTGCCGCCCTGCACCTCGACTACGGCACGATGTCGCCGCTGCTCAAGCGGCTGGAGTCGGCCGGGCTCGTACGCCGTGAACGCTCGGCCGATGACGAGCGCTCGGTCCGTGTCGCCCTCACGGGGCGCGGCGAACTGCTCAGGGAGCGCGCCGAGGACGTGCCGCAGGCGCTGCTGGCGGCGACCGGTCTGAGCGAGGCCGAGGTCACGCGGCTGCGCGAGGAGCTGTGGCGGCTGACGGAGCGCGCGCAGGCGGCGGCGCGCGGGCGCTGA
- a CDS encoding ABC transporter ATP-binding protein has product MDPVTSAAPSLEVSGLAFAYPDGHQALFGVDFRIGRGERVALLGPNGAGKTTLVLHLNGILTGGAGTVTVAGLPVGKRHMAEIRRRVGIVFQDPDDQLFMPTVREDVAFGPAAAGMKGDELEERVRTALERVGMEAFADRPPHHLSFGQRRRVAVATVLAMEPEILVLDEPSSNLDPASRRELADILRSLDVTVLMVTHDLPYALELCPRSLILSDGVIVADGATGGLLSDDELMRSHRLELPFGFDPRSVTMGA; this is encoded by the coding sequence ATGGACCCTGTGACGTCTGCCGCACCTTCTCTGGAGGTCTCCGGCCTCGCCTTCGCCTACCCGGACGGGCACCAGGCCCTGTTCGGCGTCGACTTCCGGATCGGCCGCGGCGAGCGCGTCGCCCTGCTCGGCCCGAACGGCGCGGGCAAGACCACCCTCGTCCTGCACCTCAACGGCATCCTGACCGGCGGCGCCGGAACGGTGACGGTCGCCGGACTCCCGGTCGGCAAGCGGCACATGGCGGAGATCCGGCGCAGGGTCGGCATCGTCTTCCAGGATCCGGACGACCAGCTGTTCATGCCGACCGTGCGCGAGGACGTGGCCTTCGGGCCGGCCGCGGCGGGCATGAAGGGCGACGAGCTGGAGGAGCGGGTCCGCACCGCGCTGGAGCGGGTCGGCATGGAAGCCTTCGCCGACCGTCCGCCGCACCACCTGTCCTTCGGGCAGCGGCGCCGGGTCGCCGTCGCGACGGTGCTGGCGATGGAGCCGGAGATCCTCGTCCTCGACGAGCCCTCCTCCAACCTCGACCCCGCCTCACGGCGCGAACTCGCCGACATCCTGCGCTCGTTGGACGTCACCGTCCTCATGGTCACCCACGACCTGCCGTACGCCCTCGAACTGTGCCCCCGTTCCCTGATCCTCAGCGACGGCGTGATCGTCGCCGACGGCGCCACAGGCGGCCTCCTCTCGGACGACGAGCTGATGCGCTCCCACCGTCTGGAGCTGCCCTTCGGGTTCGACCCGCGCTCCGTGACAATGGGGGCGTGA
- the cbiQ gene encoding cobalt ECF transporter T component CbiQ produces MGAGHAHKLYRHADSPVHALPPHTKLAAALAFVVVVVSTPREAMWAFALYAVLLAVVAHRARVPAGVLLRRLLIEIPFVAFAVLMPFVAEGERVDVLGLSLSVNGLWGAWNVLAKGTLGVAASVLLASTTGLRELLLGLQRLKLPPLLVQIASFMIRYGDVITDEMRRMRIARESRGFEARGVRHWGVLAKSAGALFIRSYERGERVHLAMVSRGYAGSMPVIDEVTASRAQWSYALALPFAALAVCLLGWTL; encoded by the coding sequence GTGGGAGCGGGCCACGCGCACAAGCTGTACCGGCACGCGGACTCGCCCGTGCACGCCCTGCCGCCGCACACCAAGCTCGCCGCGGCCCTGGCCTTCGTGGTCGTGGTCGTCTCCACCCCGCGCGAGGCGATGTGGGCGTTCGCGCTGTACGCCGTGCTGCTCGCGGTGGTCGCCCACCGGGCCCGCGTACCGGCGGGCGTCCTGCTGCGGCGGCTGCTGATCGAGATCCCGTTCGTCGCGTTCGCGGTGCTCATGCCGTTCGTGGCGGAGGGCGAACGGGTGGACGTGCTGGGGCTGTCGTTGAGCGTGAACGGGCTGTGGGGCGCCTGGAACGTCCTCGCCAAGGGCACCCTCGGCGTCGCCGCCTCCGTCCTGCTGGCCTCCACGACCGGACTGCGCGAACTGCTCCTCGGCCTCCAGCGGCTGAAGCTCCCGCCGCTCCTCGTGCAGATCGCCTCCTTCATGATCCGCTACGGCGACGTCATCACCGACGAGATGCGGCGCATGCGGATCGCACGGGAGTCGCGCGGCTTCGAGGCCCGTGGGGTACGGCACTGGGGGGTGCTCGCGAAATCGGCGGGCGCCCTGTTCATCCGCTCCTACGAACGCGGGGAACGCGTGCACCTGGCCATGGTGAGCCGGGGGTACGCCGGTTCCATGCCCGTCATCGACGAGGTGACCGCGTCCCGGGCGCAGTGGTCGTACGCCCTCGCCCTGCCCTTCGCCGCCCTCGCCGTATGTCTGTTGGGATGGACCCTGTGA
- a CDS encoding energy-coupling factor ABC transporter permease, translating to MHVPDGFINAPVSAAAGVVAAGALAVSLRGARRELDERTAPLAGLVAAFIFAVQMLNFPVAAGTSGHLLGGALAAILVGPFTGVLCVSVVLLMQGILFADGGLTALGVNITDMAITTTVVSYLVFRGLVKVLPRKRRSITVASFVAALLSVPAAAVVFTLVYAVGGTTDVALSKVATAMVGVHVLIGIGEAVITALTVGAVVAVRPDLVYGARGLQQRLKLRVNGELVDTPAAVAPAPARSSHRKVWITGLVTSLVLAGFVSFYASASPDGLEKVAKDKGIDTRTKPHASEDSPLAGYGVKDVSDARLSGGLAGVIGVGATVAAGSGVFWVVRRRRPADTSPASVPDGV from the coding sequence GTGCACGTTCCTGACGGATTCATCAATGCCCCGGTCTCCGCGGCCGCCGGCGTCGTCGCGGCCGGCGCCCTCGCCGTGAGCCTGCGAGGCGCCCGCCGCGAACTCGACGAGCGGACCGCGCCGCTGGCCGGCCTGGTCGCCGCCTTCATCTTCGCCGTGCAGATGCTGAACTTCCCGGTCGCCGCCGGGACCAGCGGACATCTGCTCGGCGGCGCACTGGCCGCGATCCTCGTCGGCCCCTTCACCGGCGTCCTGTGCGTCTCGGTCGTCCTGCTCATGCAGGGCATCCTCTTCGCGGACGGCGGTCTGACCGCGCTCGGCGTCAACATCACCGACATGGCCATCACCACCACGGTCGTCTCGTACCTGGTCTTCCGCGGCCTGGTGAAGGTGCTGCCCCGCAAGCGGCGCTCGATCACCGTCGCGTCCTTCGTCGCCGCCCTGCTCTCCGTGCCCGCCGCCGCCGTCGTCTTCACCCTCGTCTACGCGGTCGGCGGCACCACCGACGTCGCGCTCTCCAAGGTCGCCACGGCCATGGTCGGCGTCCACGTCCTCATCGGCATCGGCGAAGCGGTGATCACCGCGCTCACCGTCGGCGCCGTCGTCGCCGTACGGCCCGATCTCGTGTACGGCGCCCGCGGCCTCCAGCAGCGGCTCAAGCTGCGGGTGAACGGGGAACTCGTCGACACCCCCGCGGCCGTCGCCCCCGCCCCGGCCCGCTCCTCGCACCGCAAGGTGTGGATCACCGGTCTGGTCACCTCCCTCGTCCTCGCCGGGTTCGTCAGCTTCTACGCCTCCGCGAGCCCCGACGGCCTGGAGAAGGTCGCCAAGGACAAGGGCATCGACACCAGGACGAAGCCGCACGCCTCCGAGGACTCGCCGCTCGCCGGATACGGCGTCAAGGACGTCTCCGACGCCCGCCTGTCCGGCGGTCTCGCCGGGGTCATCGGCGTGGGCGCCACCGTCGCCGCGGGCAGCGGCGTCTTCTGGGTGGTCCGCAGGCGGCGCCCGGCCGACACCTCGCCCGCCTCCGTGCCGGACGGCGTCTGA
- a CDS encoding SsgA family sporulation/cell division regulator — MHAVEQYARAHIVTDTADSADDEHRAVPVALRYDPETDPRQVRITLPGPHEWIFERELLERGLRVPVDSGDIRIWPCGRVQAVLEFHSAQGVAVVQLDTKALMRFLRRTYTAATPVAH, encoded by the coding sequence ATGCACGCCGTCGAACAGTACGCACGCGCTCATATCGTCACGGACACGGCCGACTCCGCCGACGACGAACACCGGGCCGTCCCGGTGGCCCTCCGGTACGACCCGGAGACGGACCCGCGGCAGGTCCGCATCACGCTGCCGGGCCCGCATGAATGGATCTTCGAGCGCGAGCTGCTGGAACGGGGCCTGCGGGTGCCCGTCGACAGCGGCGACATACGCATCTGGCCGTGCGGCCGCGTCCAGGCCGTCCTGGAGTTCCACTCCGCGCAAGGGGTGGCGGTCGTGCAGCTCGACACGAAGGCGCTCATGCGTTTCCTCCGCCGTACGTACACGGCCGCCACCCCGGTGGCTCACTGA
- a CDS encoding MMPL family transporter, with protein MATFLYKLGRLAFRRRHFAALIWVALLTLAGVGAASAPVAGSSSFSIPGTEAQKAFDLLESRFPGMSADGATARVVFKAPAGEKMADKDNKAAVEQAVKVLGTGSEVTSVTDPFKIHAVSKDGSIAYASVRYQVSGMELKDASKDALKAAAEDARHSGLTVEVGGDALQATPETGSSEVIGIAIAAVVLVITFGSLIAAGLPLLTALIGVGIGVSTITALASALDLGSTTSTLAMMIGLAVGIDYALFIVSRYRAELAEGREREDAAGRAVGTAGSAVVFAGLTVVIALVGLSVVNIPMLTKMGVAAAGTVAVAVLIALTMIPALLGYAGRRVQPAGQKSRLLGGGRAAKKQGRPNMGTRWASFVVRRPLAVLLLGVVGLGAAAVPAASLQLGLPDDGSQPVSTTQRRAYDLLSEGFGPGFNGPLMVVVDAKASDAPKTAFSTVHDEIKDMKGVVSVSPAAPNKAGDTAMITVIPDSKPSSVTTEDLVHTIRGAGSGIKAETDATVLVTGSTAMNIDFSQKLNDALIPYLALVVGLAFLLLIVVFRSILVPLKAALGFLLSVTAALGAVVAVFQWGWLSGLMGVEETGPIMSMMPIFMVGVVFGLAMDYEVFLVTRMREAFVHGEKPAQAIVTGFKHGARVVTAAAVIMIAVFSGFIGSSESMIKMIGFGLAIAVFFDAFVVRMALVPAVLALLGRRAWWLPKWLDRVLPNVDVEGEGLRALDEKPRDDDRDRKLVGV; from the coding sequence GTGGCCACGTTCCTCTACAAACTCGGCCGACTCGCCTTCCGGCGTCGGCATTTCGCCGCCCTGATATGGGTGGCGCTGCTGACCCTCGCGGGTGTCGGCGCAGCCTCCGCGCCCGTCGCGGGATCGTCCTCCTTCTCGATCCCCGGCACCGAGGCGCAGAAGGCCTTCGACCTGCTGGAGAGCCGCTTCCCCGGAATGAGCGCCGACGGGGCGACCGCACGCGTCGTCTTCAAGGCGCCCGCCGGCGAGAAGATGGCGGACAAGGACAACAAGGCGGCGGTCGAGCAGGCCGTCAAGGTGCTCGGCACCGGTTCCGAGGTCACCTCCGTCACCGACCCGTTCAAGATCCACGCCGTGAGCAAGGACGGCTCGATCGCCTACGCCTCGGTGAGGTACCAGGTCTCCGGCATGGAGCTGAAGGACGCCTCGAAGGACGCCCTGAAGGCGGCCGCCGAGGACGCCCGGCACTCGGGCCTGACCGTCGAGGTCGGCGGTGACGCGCTCCAGGCGACGCCCGAGACCGGTTCCAGCGAGGTCATCGGCATCGCGATCGCCGCGGTCGTCCTCGTCATCACCTTCGGCTCCCTGATCGCGGCCGGACTGCCGCTGCTGACCGCGCTGATCGGCGTCGGCATCGGCGTCTCGACGATCACCGCGCTCGCCAGCGCGCTCGACCTCGGCTCCACCACGTCCACCCTCGCGATGATGATCGGCCTCGCGGTCGGCATCGACTACGCCCTGTTCATCGTCTCCCGCTACCGGGCCGAACTGGCCGAGGGCCGCGAACGCGAGGACGCGGCCGGACGGGCCGTCGGCACCGCGGGCTCGGCCGTGGTCTTCGCGGGCCTGACCGTCGTGATCGCGCTGGTCGGACTGTCGGTCGTCAACATCCCGATGCTCACCAAGATGGGCGTGGCCGCGGCGGGCACGGTCGCCGTCGCCGTCCTCATCGCCCTGACGATGATCCCCGCGCTGCTCGGCTACGCGGGCCGCAGGGTCCAGCCGGCCGGGCAGAAGAGCAGGCTGCTCGGCGGCGGCCGTGCCGCCAAGAAGCAGGGCAGGCCCAACATGGGCACGCGCTGGGCGAGCTTCGTCGTCCGCCGTCCGCTCGCGGTGCTGCTGCTCGGCGTGGTCGGCCTCGGCGCGGCCGCGGTCCCGGCCGCCTCGCTCCAGCTCGGCCTGCCCGACGACGGCTCGCAGCCGGTGTCCACCACCCAGCGCCGCGCCTACGACCTGCTCTCGGAAGGCTTCGGGCCAGGCTTCAACGGCCCGCTGATGGTCGTCGTCGACGCCAAGGCGAGCGACGCGCCCAAGACGGCGTTCAGCACGGTCCACGACGAGATCAAGGACATGAAGGGTGTCGTGAGCGTGAGTCCGGCGGCCCCCAACAAGGCCGGCGACACCGCGATGATCACGGTGATCCCCGACTCGAAGCCGTCCTCCGTCACGACCGAGGACCTCGTCCACACGATCCGCGGCGCGGGTTCCGGCATCAAGGCCGAGACGGACGCGACGGTGCTCGTCACCGGCTCCACGGCCATGAACATCGACTTCTCGCAGAAGCTCAACGACGCGCTGATCCCGTATCTCGCGCTCGTGGTCGGTCTCGCGTTCCTGCTGCTGATCGTGGTGTTCCGCTCGATCCTCGTTCCGCTGAAGGCGGCCCTCGGCTTCCTGCTCAGCGTGACGGCGGCCCTCGGCGCGGTCGTCGCGGTCTTCCAGTGGGGCTGGCTGTCCGGGCTGATGGGGGTCGAGGAGACCGGCCCGATCATGTCGATGATGCCGATCTTCATGGTGGGCGTGGTCTTCGGTCTGGCCATGGACTACGAGGTGTTCCTCGTGACCCGTATGCGGGAGGCCTTCGTCCACGGCGAGAAGCCCGCCCAGGCGATCGTGACCGGCTTCAAGCACGGCGCCCGGGTCGTCACCGCCGCCGCGGTCATCATGATCGCCGTGTTCTCCGGATTCATCGGCTCCAGCGAGTCGATGATCAAGATGATCGGCTTCGGACTCGCGATCGCCGTCTTCTTCGACGCGTTCGTCGTACGGATGGCGCTGGTCCCGGCGGTGCTCGCACTGCTCGGCCGACGGGCCTGGTGGCTGCCGAAGTGGCTGGACCGGGTGCTGCCGAACGTCGACGTCGAGGGTGAGGGACTGCGCGCGCTCGACGAGAAGCCGCGCGACGACGACCGCGACCGGAAGCTGGTCGGCGTCTGA
- a CDS encoding TetR/AcrR family transcriptional regulator produces the protein MAEAATARRSRITPEREAELYTAVLDLLREVGYDALTMDAVAARTRSSKATLYRQWGGKAELVVKALRHQKPLKFSDMDTGSLRGDFHALALRQDDCQMEQDSALMRGLAMAAHGNPDLLKAFREWLIEPELEELRRVLQRGVDRGEIRADNPAMEYVMHMLIGAFAARTMIDELPPTQAFLHSYVDAVVLPALGA, from the coding sequence ATGGCTGAAGCCGCAACGGCGCGACGCAGTCGGATCACGCCCGAGCGTGAGGCCGAGCTCTACACGGCCGTGCTCGACCTGCTTCGGGAGGTCGGCTACGACGCCCTCACGATGGACGCCGTCGCGGCCCGTACCCGTTCCAGCAAGGCCACCCTCTACCGCCAGTGGGGCGGCAAGGCCGAGCTCGTCGTGAAAGCGCTGCGGCACCAGAAGCCGCTGAAGTTCTCCGACATGGACACCGGGAGCCTGCGGGGCGACTTCCACGCCCTGGCCCTGCGCCAGGACGACTGCCAGATGGAACAGGACTCCGCGCTGATGCGGGGCCTGGCCATGGCGGCACACGGGAACCCGGATCTGCTGAAGGCGTTCCGGGAATGGCTGATCGAGCCGGAGTTGGAAGAGCTGCGCCGGGTGCTCCAGCGCGGTGTCGACCGAGGTGAGATCCGTGCGGACAACCCGGCGATGGAGTACGTGATGCACATGCTCATCGGCGCCTTCGCCGCCCGCACCATGATCGACGAACTCCCGCCGACGCAGGCCTTCCTGCATTCGTATGTCGACGCCGTGGTCCTCCCCGCTCTCGGCGCCTGA
- a CDS encoding S41 family peptidase, with amino-acid sequence MSHEYENATTDENSPGYLRFPHLSGDRLCFVTEDDLWLAPLGDRGRAWRLTVDRTKVGHPRFSPDGRRIAYTSWRSLVPEIHLAPVDGGPGRRLTYWGSADTQVCGWSPEGDILAVASHGQPFSYFTWAYSVPTDGDPGRKQPWGPVSDIGVADIDGERRTLLLTGTPPHEPAAWKRYRGGAMGRIWLHGRQLVAELGGHLACPMFVGGRIAFLSDHEGVGNLYSCSYDGADLRRHTDHDAFYARHASSDGTRVVYQCAGDLWIVDNLSPESVPRRIDVVLGGPRAGRRSYPVPAAQHVDSISVDETGRAGAVVVRGSLYWLTHRDGPARTISDTPGVRVRLPEMLGSGGQVAYVTDADGEDAVEIAYLPRASGAREPRRLASGRLGRVQELVSDPQGERLAIASNDGRLLLLDATEEPGEAEGLGVLDEEGEMDEAEETGEAGDSGEGEAGESGDLGASGGASRAGSASGEGEDGGDEDGRGPAGDGATSGAGEVVELIQSINGPVTDLAFSPDGAWLTWSHPGIGRSLRQIKMARIKDRLIVDVTNGRFEDENPVFTRDGRYLAFLSWRGFDPVYDVHTGDLSFPLGCRPYLVPLSSATPSPFALNPDGRPAAGGLDPVEDGAGDGSATTVELEGLESRVTPFPVTASKYSALHPVSGGGLVWLRWPISGALGETFANPDDTTGRPTLEFFNITKGKKSELVDHLDWFAVSGDGSRLVVVDEGDLRAVPSTESGDSDSTVWIDLRRILHEVDPCAEWRQAYAEAGRIIRAYYWDPNMCGIDWDAILAQYRPLVERVSSPDEFADLLREVLGELGTSHAYVSPARRNEGPSHYQRWQGLLGANFVCRDGSWMLKRILPGDSSDSKARSPLAGTGIREGAVLTHVDGRPVDPVTGPYPLLAGAGGTTVELTFTPAEGEGRSRRVAVVPLIDERPLRYQDWVAKRRQVVRELSGGHCGYLHIPDMGGSGWAQFNRDLRMEVSRPALIVDVRGNAGGHISELVVEKLTRTILGWDLTRDAQPVSYASNAPRGPVVALADEATSSDGDMITAAFKLLELGPVVGQRTWGGVVGMTGRHRLGDGTVITVPMNAAWFDAYGWSVENHGVTPDLEILRTPLDWAEGRHAQLDDAIQLSLDLLRTHPAASPPDHSDVPDRRRPKLPPRAN; translated from the coding sequence GTGAGCCACGAGTACGAGAACGCGACGACGGACGAGAACTCCCCCGGCTATCTGCGCTTCCCGCATCTGAGCGGCGACCGGCTGTGCTTCGTCACCGAGGACGACCTGTGGCTGGCCCCGCTCGGCGACCGCGGACGCGCCTGGCGGCTCACCGTCGACCGCACCAAGGTCGGCCACCCCCGCTTCTCCCCCGACGGCCGGCGGATCGCGTACACGAGCTGGCGCAGCCTCGTCCCGGAGATCCACCTGGCGCCGGTGGACGGCGGACCCGGCCGCAGGCTCACCTACTGGGGCAGCGCCGACACCCAGGTGTGCGGCTGGTCCCCCGAGGGCGACATCCTCGCCGTCGCCTCGCACGGCCAGCCCTTCTCGTACTTCACCTGGGCCTACTCCGTCCCCACCGACGGCGACCCCGGCCGCAAGCAGCCCTGGGGCCCGGTCTCGGACATCGGTGTCGCCGACATCGACGGCGAGCGCAGGACCCTGCTGCTCACCGGCACCCCGCCGCACGAACCGGCCGCCTGGAAGCGCTACCGGGGCGGGGCCATGGGCCGCATCTGGCTGCACGGCCGGCAACTGGTCGCGGAGCTCGGCGGCCATCTCGCCTGCCCGATGTTCGTCGGCGGGCGCATCGCGTTCCTCTCCGACCACGAGGGCGTCGGAAACCTCTACTCGTGCTCGTACGACGGCGCCGACCTGCGCCGTCACACCGACCACGACGCCTTCTACGCCCGGCACGCGTCCTCGGACGGCACCCGGGTCGTCTACCAGTGCGCGGGCGACCTGTGGATCGTCGACAACCTGTCCCCCGAGTCGGTCCCGCGCCGGATCGACGTCGTCCTGGGCGGTCCGCGCGCGGGGCGGCGCTCCTACCCGGTGCCGGCCGCCCAGCACGTGGACAGCATCTCCGTGGACGAGACGGGCCGGGCCGGCGCCGTCGTCGTACGCGGCAGCCTGTACTGGCTCACCCACCGCGACGGCCCGGCGCGCACCATCTCGGACACCCCGGGCGTACGGGTCCGGCTCCCCGAGATGCTCGGCTCGGGCGGCCAGGTCGCCTATGTCACCGATGCGGACGGCGAGGACGCCGTCGAGATCGCCTACCTGCCGCGCGCGAGCGGCGCCCGTGAGCCGCGCCGCCTCGCCTCCGGCCGCCTCGGCCGCGTACAGGAACTGGTGTCGGACCCCCAGGGCGAACGCCTCGCCATCGCCTCGAACGACGGGCGGCTGCTGCTGCTCGACGCCACGGAGGAGCCCGGTGAGGCGGAGGGGCTCGGCGTGCTCGACGAGGAAGGGGAGATGGACGAGGCGGAGGAGACGGGGGAGGCCGGGGATTCCGGGGAGGGTGAGGCCGGGGAATCCGGTGACCTCGGGGCGTCCGGTGGTGCCTCGCGGGCCGGGTCCGCGTCCGGGGAGGGAGAGGACGGCGGGGACGAGGACGGCCGGGGCCCGGCCGGGGATGGCGCGACGTCGGGTGCGGGGGAGGTCGTCGAGCTCATCCAGTCCATCAACGGACCCGTGACGGACCTCGCCTTCTCCCCGGACGGGGCCTGGCTGACCTGGTCGCATCCCGGGATCGGCCGCTCCCTGCGCCAGATCAAGATGGCGCGCATAAAGGACCGGCTGATCGTCGACGTCACCAACGGCCGCTTCGAGGACGAGAACCCGGTGTTCACCCGGGACGGCCGCTATCTCGCGTTCCTGTCCTGGCGCGGCTTCGACCCCGTGTACGACGTGCACACCGGGGACCTGTCCTTCCCGCTGGGCTGCCGCCCCTACCTCGTGCCCCTGTCCTCCGCCACCCCGTCCCCGTTCGCGCTGAACCCCGACGGGCGGCCCGCCGCGGGAGGCCTCGACCCGGTCGAGGACGGGGCAGGCGACGGCAGCGCGACGACCGTCGAACTCGAGGGCCTGGAGAGCCGGGTGACCCCCTTCCCGGTCACGGCCTCCAAGTACTCGGCGCTGCACCCGGTCTCGGGCGGCGGTCTGGTCTGGCTGCGCTGGCCGATCTCCGGCGCCCTGGGCGAGACGTTCGCCAACCCGGACGACACGACAGGCCGTCCGACCCTGGAGTTCTTCAACATCACCAAGGGTAAGAAGTCCGAACTCGTCGACCACCTCGACTGGTTCGCGGTGAGCGGCGACGGGTCCCGGCTGGTCGTCGTCGACGAGGGCGACCTGCGCGCCGTGCCGTCCACCGAGTCCGGCGACAGCGACTCCACCGTCTGGATCGATCTGCGCCGCATCCTGCACGAGGTGGACCCGTGCGCCGAGTGGCGCCAGGCCTACGCGGAGGCCGGCCGCATCATCCGCGCCTACTACTGGGACCCGAACATGTGCGGCATCGACTGGGACGCGATCCTGGCGCAGTACCGCCCCCTGGTCGAACGGGTCTCCTCCCCGGACGAGTTCGCGGACCTGCTGCGCGAGGTGCTCGGCGAACTGGGCACCTCGCACGCGTACGTGAGCCCGGCGCGCCGCAACGAGGGGCCGTCCCACTATCAGCGCTGGCAGGGCCTGCTCGGTGCCAACTTCGTCTGTCGTGACGGCAGTTGGATGCTGAAGCGGATCCTGCCCGGTGACTCGTCCGACTCCAAGGCGCGTTCGCCGCTGGCCGGCACCGGCATCCGCGAGGGCGCGGTCCTCACCCACGTCGACGGACGGCCGGTGGACCCCGTCACCGGACCGTATCCGCTGCTCGCGGGCGCGGGCGGTACGACGGTCGAGCTGACCTTCACCCCGGCGGAGGGCGAGGGCCGCTCCCGCCGGGTGGCCGTGGTCCCGCTGATCGACGAACGCCCTCTGCGCTACCAGGACTGGGTGGCCAAACGCCGCCAGGTGGTGCGGGAGTTGAGCGGTGGGCACTGCGGCTATCTGCACATCCCGGACATGGGCGGCTCGGGCTGGGCCCAGTTCAACCGCGACCTGCGGATGGAGGTCTCGCGCCCGGCCCTCATCGTCGACGTACGGGGCAACGCGGGCGGCCACATCAGCGAACTGGTCGTCGAGAAGCTGACCCGCACGATCCTCGGCTGGGACCTCACACGCGACGCCCAGCCGGTGTCGTACGCCTCGAACGCCCCGCGCGGTCCTGTGGTGGCCCTGGCCGACGAGGCCACCTCCTCCGACGGCGACATGATCACCGCCGCCTTCAAACTGCTGGAGCTCGGGCCGGTCGTGGGGCAGCGCACATGGGGCGGTGTCGTCGGCATGACCGGCCGGCACCGGCTCGGCGACGGCACGGTCATCACGGTGCCCATGAACGCCGCCTGGTTCGACGCGTACGGCTGGTCCGTCGAGAACCACGGCGTCACACCGGACCTGGAGATCCTGCGCACCCCGCTCGACTGGGCGGAGGGCCGCCACGCCCAGCTGGACGACGCCATCCAGCTCTCCCTCGACCTGCTCCGCACCCACCCCGCGGCCTCCCCGCCGGACCACTCGGACGTGCCCGACAGGAGAAGACCGAAGCTGCCCCCGAGAGCGAACTGA
- a CDS encoding SDR family oxidoreductase — MSKVSLEGQVAVVTGAARGVGELLARKLSARGAKVALVGLEAEELKRVSERLRGESDHWYADVTDHEAMARVAQEVERRFGKVDIVVANAGVASGGPFVDSDPVAWRRVIEVNLIGSAVTARAFLPALTASRGYLLQIASLAAITPAPMMSAYCASKSGVEAFAHCLRAEVGHKGVRVGVGYLSWTDTDMVRGADQDDVMRELRQRLPWPSNKTYPLGPAVDRIVAGIERRSVHVYAQGWLRGMQGIRGYLPGIIGSVGQREMRRFEPRLGGVGTGLVGAGGAADEQERKSPAP; from the coding sequence ATGAGCAAGGTCAGCCTGGAGGGGCAGGTCGCCGTCGTCACGGGGGCCGCACGGGGTGTCGGTGAGCTCCTCGCGCGCAAGCTCTCCGCGCGGGGGGCGAAGGTCGCGCTGGTCGGACTGGAGGCCGAGGAGCTGAAGCGGGTCTCGGAGCGGCTGCGCGGCGAGAGCGACCACTGGTACGCCGACGTCACCGACCACGAGGCGATGGCGCGGGTCGCGCAGGAGGTCGAGCGGCGCTTCGGGAAGGTGGACATCGTCGTCGCGAACGCCGGTGTCGCGAGCGGCGGGCCCTTCGTGGACTCCGACCCGGTCGCCTGGCGGCGGGTGATCGAGGTGAACCTGATCGGATCGGCCGTCACCGCACGGGCGTTCCTGCCGGCGCTGACGGCGAGCCGGGGCTATCTGCTCCAGATCGCGTCGCTCGCCGCCATCACTCCCGCCCCCATGATGTCGGCCTACTGCGCCTCCAAGTCCGGTGTGGAGGCGTTCGCGCACTGTCTGCGCGCCGAGGTCGGTCACAAGGGGGTGCGCGTCGGCGTCGGGTATCTGTCCTGGACCGACACGGACATGGTCCGGGGGGCCGATCAGGACGACGTGATGCGGGAGTTGAGGCAGCGGCTGCCGTGGCCGTCCAACAAGACGTATCCGCTGGGACCGGCCGTCGACCGGATCGTGGCCGGGATCGAGCGCCGCTCCGTTCACGTGTACGCGCAGGGGTGGCTGCGCGGGATGCAGGGGATCCGGGGGTATCTGCCGGGGATCATCGGGTCGGTCGGGCAGCGCGAGATGCGGCGGTTCGAACCGCGCCTCGGCGGTGTGGGCACCGGGCTGGTCGGGGCGGGCGGGGCGGCCGACGAGCAGGAGCGGAAGTCGCCGGCTCCGTGA